The following coding sequences lie in one Populus nigra chromosome 15, ddPopNigr1.1, whole genome shotgun sequence genomic window:
- the LOC133674085 gene encoding sulfite exporter TauE/SafE family protein 3-like isoform X2, which translates to MAFLGAKFLSLRPAAILFFTFMLASAFISAERSIKHGVSRLSEAEELEPNYLVKIISFLWQSDDSGYQHVWPELSFNWQAVIGTIIGFFGAAFGSVGGVGGGGIFVPMLTLIIGFDPKSATAISKCMIMGASVSTVYHNLRLRHPTLDLPVIDYDLVLLIQPMLMLGISIGVNFNVIFPDWVITVTLIILCIGTSVKAFFKGLDTWKIETILKEDAAKRFESTGGSEEVEYKPLPDGQGNDPPKASKVTILQNIYWKELGLLVFVWVSYLAVQIAKNYTAPCSTTFWVLNLLQIPVSIGVFLYEAIGLYKGRRRISSKGDEIMDWQVHRLLMFSACGVVAGIVGGLLGIGGGFVMGPLFLEMGIPPQVSSGTATFGMLFSSSMSAVEYYLLDRFPVPYALYFIAVAIIAAFIGQNIITKLITISGRASLIIFVLAFTIFISAIALGGVGITRTIGMIERHEYMGFENLCKYTAA; encoded by the exons ATGGCTTTTCTTGGAGCCAAATTTTTATCTTTGAGACCAGCAGCAATACTTTTCTTCACTTTCATGTTAGCTTCTGCGTTTATTTCTGCTGAAAGAAGCATAAAACATGGAGTGTCTAGATTGAGTGAAGCAGAAGAACTCGAGCCTAATTACCTTGTGAAAATCATCAGTTTCTTATGGCAGTCTGATGACTCTGGTTATCAACATGTTTGGCCG GAACTAAGTTTTAATTGGCAAGCTGTTATTGGTACTATAATTGGATTCTTTGGAGCAGCATTTGGAAGTGTAGGTGGTGTTGGTGGTGGCGGCATTTTCGTTCCTATGTTGACCCTGATTATTGGGTTTGATCCAAAATCAGCAACAGCTATATCAAAAT GTATGATCATGGGAGCATCAGTCTCAACGGTTTACCATAACCTTAGACTAAGGCATCCAACACTTGATTTGCCTGTGATTGACTATGATTTGGTGCTCCTTATTCAGCCAATGCTCATGCTGGGGATTAGCATAGGTGTCAATTTCAATGTGATATTTCCTGATTGGGTGATCACAGTTACCCTAATTATTCTGTGCATAG GGACATCAGTGAAGGCATTTTTCAAGGGTCTTGATACATGGAAAATAGAAACCATATTGAAAGAG GATGCTGCTAAGCGTTTTGAGTCAACTG GTGGTAGTGAGGAAGTTGAATACAAACCTCTTCCAGATGGACAAGGCAACGATCCTCCAAAGGCCAGCAAG GTTACCATACTTCAGAATATTTATTGGAAGGAACTTGgacttcttgtttttgtttgggTGTCATACCTTGCTGTTCAGATTGCCaag AACTATACAGCCCCATGTTCAACAACTTTCTGGGTATTAAACTTGTTGCAG ATTCCAGTTTCCATCGGAGTCTTTCTTTACGAGGCCATCGGTCTGTACAAAGGAAGACGGAGAATTTCATCCAAGGGGGATGAAATCATGGATTGGCAAGTGCACCGGTTGCTCATGTTTTCTGCCTGTGGTGTGGTGGCTGGAATAGTGGGTGGCCTGCTTGGAATAGGTGGAGGATTTGTCATGGGTCCATTGTTTTTGGAAATGGGAATCCCTCCTCAG GTATCGAGTGGCACAGCCACCTTCGGGATGTTGTTCTCCTCATCAATGTCTGCTGTAGAATATTATCTCTTGGATCGTTTTCCTGTACCTTATG CTCTCTACTTTATTGCTGTGGCCATCATTGCTGCCTTCATTGGTCAAAATATTATCACAAAACTTATCACTATATCCGGAAGGGCATCCCTCATCATCTTTGTGCTAGCCTTCACAATATTTATCAGTGCCATAGCACTAG GTGGGGTTGGCATAACAAGAACGATTGGAATGATTGAGCGGCATGAATATATGGGTTTTGAGAACCTTTGCAAGTACACAGCAGCATAG
- the LOC133674085 gene encoding sulfite exporter TauE/SafE family protein 3-like isoform X1, giving the protein MAFLGAKFLSLRPAAILFFTFMLASAFISAERSIKHGVSRLSEAEELEPNYLVKIISFLWQSDDSGYQHVWPELSFNWQAVIGTIIGFFGAAFGSVGGVGGGGIFVPMLTLIIGFDPKSATAISKCMIMGASVSTVYHNLRLRHPTLDLPVIDYDLVLLIQPMLMLGISIGVNFNVIFPDWVITVTLIILCIGTSVKAFFKGLDTWKIETILKEDAAKRFESTAGGSEEVEYKPLPDGQGNDPPKASKVTILQNIYWKELGLLVFVWVSYLAVQIAKNYTAPCSTTFWVLNLLQIPVSIGVFLYEAIGLYKGRRRISSKGDEIMDWQVHRLLMFSACGVVAGIVGGLLGIGGGFVMGPLFLEMGIPPQVSSGTATFGMLFSSSMSAVEYYLLDRFPVPYALYFIAVAIIAAFIGQNIITKLITISGRASLIIFVLAFTIFISAIALGGVGITRTIGMIERHEYMGFENLCKYTAA; this is encoded by the exons ATGGCTTTTCTTGGAGCCAAATTTTTATCTTTGAGACCAGCAGCAATACTTTTCTTCACTTTCATGTTAGCTTCTGCGTTTATTTCTGCTGAAAGAAGCATAAAACATGGAGTGTCTAGATTGAGTGAAGCAGAAGAACTCGAGCCTAATTACCTTGTGAAAATCATCAGTTTCTTATGGCAGTCTGATGACTCTGGTTATCAACATGTTTGGCCG GAACTAAGTTTTAATTGGCAAGCTGTTATTGGTACTATAATTGGATTCTTTGGAGCAGCATTTGGAAGTGTAGGTGGTGTTGGTGGTGGCGGCATTTTCGTTCCTATGTTGACCCTGATTATTGGGTTTGATCCAAAATCAGCAACAGCTATATCAAAAT GTATGATCATGGGAGCATCAGTCTCAACGGTTTACCATAACCTTAGACTAAGGCATCCAACACTTGATTTGCCTGTGATTGACTATGATTTGGTGCTCCTTATTCAGCCAATGCTCATGCTGGGGATTAGCATAGGTGTCAATTTCAATGTGATATTTCCTGATTGGGTGATCACAGTTACCCTAATTATTCTGTGCATAG GGACATCAGTGAAGGCATTTTTCAAGGGTCTTGATACATGGAAAATAGAAACCATATTGAAAGAG GATGCTGCTAAGCGTTTTGAGTCAACTG CAGGTGGTAGTGAGGAAGTTGAATACAAACCTCTTCCAGATGGACAAGGCAACGATCCTCCAAAGGCCAGCAAG GTTACCATACTTCAGAATATTTATTGGAAGGAACTTGgacttcttgtttttgtttgggTGTCATACCTTGCTGTTCAGATTGCCaag AACTATACAGCCCCATGTTCAACAACTTTCTGGGTATTAAACTTGTTGCAG ATTCCAGTTTCCATCGGAGTCTTTCTTTACGAGGCCATCGGTCTGTACAAAGGAAGACGGAGAATTTCATCCAAGGGGGATGAAATCATGGATTGGCAAGTGCACCGGTTGCTCATGTTTTCTGCCTGTGGTGTGGTGGCTGGAATAGTGGGTGGCCTGCTTGGAATAGGTGGAGGATTTGTCATGGGTCCATTGTTTTTGGAAATGGGAATCCCTCCTCAG GTATCGAGTGGCACAGCCACCTTCGGGATGTTGTTCTCCTCATCAATGTCTGCTGTAGAATATTATCTCTTGGATCGTTTTCCTGTACCTTATG CTCTCTACTTTATTGCTGTGGCCATCATTGCTGCCTTCATTGGTCAAAATATTATCACAAAACTTATCACTATATCCGGAAGGGCATCCCTCATCATCTTTGTGCTAGCCTTCACAATATTTATCAGTGCCATAGCACTAG GTGGGGTTGGCATAACAAGAACGATTGGAATGATTGAGCGGCATGAATATATGGGTTTTGAGAACCTTTGCAAGTACACAGCAGCATAG
- the LOC133674085 gene encoding sulfite exporter TauE/SafE family protein 3-like isoform X3, producing the protein MAFLGAKFLSLRPAAILFFTFMLASAFISAERSIKHGVSRLSEAEELEPNYLVKIISFLWQSDDSGYQHVWPELSFNWQAVIGTIIGFFGAAFGSVGGVGGGGIFVPMLTLIIGFDPKSATAISKWTSVKAFFKGLDTWKIETILKEDAAKRFESTAGGSEEVEYKPLPDGQGNDPPKASKVTILQNIYWKELGLLVFVWVSYLAVQIAKNYTAPCSTTFWVLNLLQIPVSIGVFLYEAIGLYKGRRRISSKGDEIMDWQVHRLLMFSACGVVAGIVGGLLGIGGGFVMGPLFLEMGIPPQVSSGTATFGMLFSSSMSAVEYYLLDRFPVPYALYFIAVAIIAAFIGQNIITKLITISGRASLIIFVLAFTIFISAIALGGVGITRTIGMIERHEYMGFENLCKYTAA; encoded by the exons ATGGCTTTTCTTGGAGCCAAATTTTTATCTTTGAGACCAGCAGCAATACTTTTCTTCACTTTCATGTTAGCTTCTGCGTTTATTTCTGCTGAAAGAAGCATAAAACATGGAGTGTCTAGATTGAGTGAAGCAGAAGAACTCGAGCCTAATTACCTTGTGAAAATCATCAGTTTCTTATGGCAGTCTGATGACTCTGGTTATCAACATGTTTGGCCG GAACTAAGTTTTAATTGGCAAGCTGTTATTGGTACTATAATTGGATTCTTTGGAGCAGCATTTGGAAGTGTAGGTGGTGTTGGTGGTGGCGGCATTTTCGTTCCTATGTTGACCCTGATTATTGGGTTTGATCCAAAATCAGCAACAGCTATATCAAAAT GGACATCAGTGAAGGCATTTTTCAAGGGTCTTGATACATGGAAAATAGAAACCATATTGAAAGAG GATGCTGCTAAGCGTTTTGAGTCAACTG CAGGTGGTAGTGAGGAAGTTGAATACAAACCTCTTCCAGATGGACAAGGCAACGATCCTCCAAAGGCCAGCAAG GTTACCATACTTCAGAATATTTATTGGAAGGAACTTGgacttcttgtttttgtttgggTGTCATACCTTGCTGTTCAGATTGCCaag AACTATACAGCCCCATGTTCAACAACTTTCTGGGTATTAAACTTGTTGCAG ATTCCAGTTTCCATCGGAGTCTTTCTTTACGAGGCCATCGGTCTGTACAAAGGAAGACGGAGAATTTCATCCAAGGGGGATGAAATCATGGATTGGCAAGTGCACCGGTTGCTCATGTTTTCTGCCTGTGGTGTGGTGGCTGGAATAGTGGGTGGCCTGCTTGGAATAGGTGGAGGATTTGTCATGGGTCCATTGTTTTTGGAAATGGGAATCCCTCCTCAG GTATCGAGTGGCACAGCCACCTTCGGGATGTTGTTCTCCTCATCAATGTCTGCTGTAGAATATTATCTCTTGGATCGTTTTCCTGTACCTTATG CTCTCTACTTTATTGCTGTGGCCATCATTGCTGCCTTCATTGGTCAAAATATTATCACAAAACTTATCACTATATCCGGAAGGGCATCCCTCATCATCTTTGTGCTAGCCTTCACAATATTTATCAGTGCCATAGCACTAG GTGGGGTTGGCATAACAAGAACGATTGGAATGATTGAGCGGCATGAATATATGGGTTTTGAGAACCTTTGCAAGTACACAGCAGCATAG
- the LOC133674085 gene encoding sulfite exporter TauE/SafE family protein 3-like isoform X4: protein MAFLGAKFLSLRPAAILFFTFMLASAFISAERSIKHGVSRLSEAEELEPNYLVKIISFLWQSDDSGYQHVWPELSFNWQAVIGTIIGFFGAAFGSVGGVGGGGIFVPMLTLIIGFDPKSATAISKWTSVKAFFKGLDTWKIETILKEDAAKRFESTGGSEEVEYKPLPDGQGNDPPKASKVTILQNIYWKELGLLVFVWVSYLAVQIAKNYTAPCSTTFWVLNLLQIPVSIGVFLYEAIGLYKGRRRISSKGDEIMDWQVHRLLMFSACGVVAGIVGGLLGIGGGFVMGPLFLEMGIPPQVSSGTATFGMLFSSSMSAVEYYLLDRFPVPYALYFIAVAIIAAFIGQNIITKLITISGRASLIIFVLAFTIFISAIALGGVGITRTIGMIERHEYMGFENLCKYTAA from the exons ATGGCTTTTCTTGGAGCCAAATTTTTATCTTTGAGACCAGCAGCAATACTTTTCTTCACTTTCATGTTAGCTTCTGCGTTTATTTCTGCTGAAAGAAGCATAAAACATGGAGTGTCTAGATTGAGTGAAGCAGAAGAACTCGAGCCTAATTACCTTGTGAAAATCATCAGTTTCTTATGGCAGTCTGATGACTCTGGTTATCAACATGTTTGGCCG GAACTAAGTTTTAATTGGCAAGCTGTTATTGGTACTATAATTGGATTCTTTGGAGCAGCATTTGGAAGTGTAGGTGGTGTTGGTGGTGGCGGCATTTTCGTTCCTATGTTGACCCTGATTATTGGGTTTGATCCAAAATCAGCAACAGCTATATCAAAAT GGACATCAGTGAAGGCATTTTTCAAGGGTCTTGATACATGGAAAATAGAAACCATATTGAAAGAG GATGCTGCTAAGCGTTTTGAGTCAACTG GTGGTAGTGAGGAAGTTGAATACAAACCTCTTCCAGATGGACAAGGCAACGATCCTCCAAAGGCCAGCAAG GTTACCATACTTCAGAATATTTATTGGAAGGAACTTGgacttcttgtttttgtttgggTGTCATACCTTGCTGTTCAGATTGCCaag AACTATACAGCCCCATGTTCAACAACTTTCTGGGTATTAAACTTGTTGCAG ATTCCAGTTTCCATCGGAGTCTTTCTTTACGAGGCCATCGGTCTGTACAAAGGAAGACGGAGAATTTCATCCAAGGGGGATGAAATCATGGATTGGCAAGTGCACCGGTTGCTCATGTTTTCTGCCTGTGGTGTGGTGGCTGGAATAGTGGGTGGCCTGCTTGGAATAGGTGGAGGATTTGTCATGGGTCCATTGTTTTTGGAAATGGGAATCCCTCCTCAG GTATCGAGTGGCACAGCCACCTTCGGGATGTTGTTCTCCTCATCAATGTCTGCTGTAGAATATTATCTCTTGGATCGTTTTCCTGTACCTTATG CTCTCTACTTTATTGCTGTGGCCATCATTGCTGCCTTCATTGGTCAAAATATTATCACAAAACTTATCACTATATCCGGAAGGGCATCCCTCATCATCTTTGTGCTAGCCTTCACAATATTTATCAGTGCCATAGCACTAG GTGGGGTTGGCATAACAAGAACGATTGGAATGATTGAGCGGCATGAATATATGGGTTTTGAGAACCTTTGCAAGTACACAGCAGCATAG